Proteins encoded in a region of the Panthera tigris isolate Pti1 chromosome B2, P.tigris_Pti1_mat1.1, whole genome shotgun sequence genome:
- the LOC102956959 gene encoding LOW QUALITY PROTEIN: olfactory receptor 2J3-like (The sequence of the model RefSeq protein was modified relative to this genomic sequence to represent the inferred CDS: inserted 2 bases in 1 codon) — protein sequence MNDEGEXNESYEGYLILLGFSHWPHLEVILFVLILMFYLTTLIGNLFIIVLSYLDAHLHTPMYFFLSNLSFLDLCYTTSSIPQLLVNLWGPEKTISYAGCMTQLYFALALGTTECVLLVVMSYDRYAAVCRPLHYTVIMNPRFCHLLAVASWVSGFTNSALHSSFTFWVPLCGHRQVDHFFCEVPTLLRLSCVDTHANELTLLATSSIFVLIPLILILSSYGAIARAVLRMQSSTGLQRVFGTCGSHLMVVSLFFIPIMCVYLQPTSGSSQDHGKFIALFYTVVTPSLNPLIYTLRNKDVRGAVRRLVGW from the exons ATGAATGATGAAGGGGA AAATGAAAGTTATGAAGGCTACCTTATTCTACTTGGTTTTTCACATTGGCCTCATCTGGAAGTAATTCTCTTTGTGCTTATCTTGATGTTCTACTTGACGACATTGATAGGCAACCTCTTTATCATTGTCTTGTCATACCTGGACGCCCATCTCCACactcccatgtacttcttcctctcaAACCTCTCTTTTCTGGATCTCTGCTACACCACCAGCTCCATCCCTCAGTTGCTCGTCAATCTCTGGGGCCCAGAAAAGACCATCTCTTATGCCGGTTGCATGACTCAACTTTACTTTGCCCTCGCACTGGGAACCACAGAGTGTGTCCTCCTGGTGGTCATGTCCTATGACCGTTATGCAGCTGTCTGTAGACCCCTGCATTACACTGTGATCATGAACCCTCGTTTCTGTCACCTGTTGGCTGTGGCTTCCTGGGTCAGTGGCTTTACCAACTCAGCACTTCATTCCTCCTTTACCTTCTGGGTCCCCCTCTGTGGACATCGCCAAGTGGACCATTTCTTCTGTGAAGTTCCAACACTGCTGCGATTATCGTGTGTTGATACCCATGCTAATGAGCTGACCCTTCTGGCCACAAGCTCCATTTTTGTTCTGATACCACTCATCCTGATCCTCAGCTCATATGGTGCCATTGCTCGGGCTGTGCTGAGGATGCAGTCATCAACCGGACTTCAGAGAGTCTTTGGAACGTGTGGATCCCATCTTATGGTTGTGTCCCTCTTTTTCATTCCAATCATGTGCGTATATCTGCAGCCAACATCAGGAAGTTCTCAGGATCATGGCAAGTTCATTGCCCTCTTTTATACTGTTGTCACACCTAGCCTCAACCCTCTAATCTACACTCTCAGAAACAAAGATGTAAGAGGGGCAGTAAGGAGACTAGTGGGATGGTAG